From Fundulus heteroclitus isolate FHET01 unplaced genomic scaffold, MU-UCD_Fhet_4.1 scaffold_42, whole genome shotgun sequence, one genomic window encodes:
- the LOC105935445 gene encoding tripartite motif-containing protein 16-like — protein sequence MEQNQLDRETLSCSICLDLLKDPVTIPCGHSYCMKCIKNFWEEEDHKGIHSCPQCRETFTPRPVLKKSTMLAALVEQLKKTGLQAAPADLCYAGPEDVACDFCSGRKLKAIKSCLVCLASFCEKHLQPHYDVAPLKKHKLVEPSKNLQENMCSRHDEVMKMFCRTDQKCICYLCSVDEHKGHDTVSAAAERTERQRELEVRRENIQQRIQDREKDVKLLQQELEAIKHSADKTVEDSEKIFTQLIRLIQKRSSDVKQQIRSQQETEGSRVKELQEKLEQEITELKRKDAELKQLSDTEDHNQFLHNYPSLSALSESTHSSSIKIRPLSYFEDVTAAVSELRDQLQDILRDARTNISLRLTEVDVSLSEPEPKSRAGFLRYSCEITLDPNTAHSRLLLSEGNRKVTRMNKSQSYSSHPDRFTGCSQVLSRESLTGRCYWEVERRGIVYVAVAYKNISRAGGRWNECLFGDNDKSWALYCSQEGYEFRHNNIWTSISGPGSSRVGVYLDHRAGILSFYSVSETMTLLHRVQTTFTQPLHAGVFVCNNIFSISRNSAEFCKLK from the coding sequence atggagcagaaccagctggaccgaGAAACCTTGTCATGTtcgatctgtctggatctactgaaggatccggtgactattccctgtggacacagctactgtatgaagtgtattaaaaacttCTGGGAGGAAGAGGATCACAAaggaatccacagctgccctcagtgcagggAGACCTTCACACCGAGGCCCGTTCTGAAGAAAagcaccatgttagcagctttagtggagcagctgaagaagactggactccaagctgctcctgctgatctctgctatgctggacctgaagatgtggcctgtgatttctgctctggaagaaaactgaaagccatcaagtcctgtttagtctgtctggcctctttctgtgagaaacaccttcagcctcattatgatGTGGCTCCACtaaagaaacacaagctggtggagccctccaagaacctccaggagaacatgtgctctcgtcatgatgaggtgatgaagatgttctgtcgtactgatcagaagtgtatctgttatctctgctctgtggatgaacataaaggccacgacacagtgtcagctgcagcagaaaggactgagaggcagagagagctggaggtgagacgagaaaacatccagcagagaatccaggacagagagaaagatgtgaagctgcttcaacaggagctggaggccatcaagcactctgctgataaaacagtggaggacagtgagaagatcttcactcagctgatccgtctcatccagaaaagaagctctgatgtgaagcagcagatcagatcccagcaggaaactgaagggagtcgagtcaaagagcttcaggagaagctggagcaggagatcactgagctgaagaggaaagacgctgagctgaagcagctctcagacacagaggatcacaaccagtttctccacaactacccctcactgtcagcactcagtgagtctacacactcatccagcatcaagatccgtcctctgagctactttgaggatgtgacagcagctgtgtcagagctcagagatcaactacaggacatcctgagagacgcacggacaaacatctcactgagactcactgaggtggatgtttcactgtcagaaccagaaccaaagagcagagctggattcttgagatattcatgtgaaatcacactggatccaaacacagcacACAGTCGTCTGTTACTATCAGAGgggaacaggaaggtgacaagGATGAATAAATCTCAGTCTTATTctagtcatccagacagattcactgGTTGTTCTCAGGTTctgagtagagagagtctgactggacgttgttactgggaggtggagaggagagggaTAGTTTATGTAGCAGTCGCATACAAGAATatcagcagagcaggaggaAGATGGAATGAATGTTTATTTGGAGATAATGACAAATCTTGGGCATTGTATTGTTCCCAAGAAGGTTATGAATTTCGTCACAACAACATCTGGACCTCCATCTCaggtcctggttcctccagagtaggagtgtacctggatcacagagcaggtattctgtccttctacagcgtctctgaaaccatgactctcctccacagagtccagaccaccttcactcagccgctacatgctggagtttttgtttgtaacaatatattttccatttCTCGTAACTCTGCAGAGTTTTGTAAACTCAAGtaa
- the LOC118560343 gene encoding uncharacterized protein LOC118560343 isoform X2 produces the protein MVSELKMVDEFICEELSEMNEEKESELKMVDEFISENGGLKDRVATASAKQQNRGVGVRIQRFLQKYSEGRYKRVSPEELLPVKEELREQETDVTEVQKSVSKEQIHQVMNGKEREVKPAPEATTQVDEPLPMDSGSEKEEQQSFISLLVHAVVIQAVTKSKMRCKYTKFQEITKRLSEKLCAEVEGGEFKKNQSSLNKLSADILRASCKKTGCSHTNLLSILGHKDSNVEEAVLSVCKEKILKTAKEPILKRFFSSVGKALCKPFKKA, from the exons ATGGTGTCAGAGTTGAAGATGGTGGATGAATTCATCTGTGAGGAGCTTTCAGAGATGAATGag GAAAAGGAGTCAGAGTTGAAAATGGTGGACGAATTCATCTCTGAAAATGGAGGCTTGAAGGATAGAGTTGCTACAGCTTCagcaaaacagcagaacagAGGAGTTGGAGTCAGGATCCAAAGGTTCCTTCAAAAATACAGTGAGGGACGATACAAGAGAGTTTCACCAGAGGAGTTACTGCCTGTTAAAGAGGAACTGAGAGAGCAGGAGACGGATGTTACAGAGGTTCAAAAATCTGTGTCTAAGGAGCAGATTCATCAAGTAATGAATGGAAAGGAAAGAGAAGTTAAGCCGGCACCAGAGGCTACCACACAGGTTGATGAGCCGCTGCCCATGGATTCAGGCTCAGAGAAGGAGGAGCAGCAGTCATTCATTAGCCTGCTGGTTCATGCAGTGGTTATACAGGCTGTTACTAAATCAAAGATGAGGTGCAAATACACAAAGTTTCAAGAAATCACCAAGAGGCTGTCTGAGAAACTCTGTGCTGAGGTGGAGGGAGGAGAATTTAAGAAGAACCAAAGTAGCCTGAATAAGCTCAGCGCTGACATCTTGAGAGCCTCCTGTAAAAAGACTGGCTGCTCACACACAAACCTTCTTTCAATACTGGGCCATAAGGACTCAAATGTAGAGGAGGCTGTACTTTCTGTTTGCAAagagaaaatcctgaagacaGCCAAGGAACCCATTCTGAAAAGGTTCTTCTCCTCTGTCGGCAAAGCCCTCTGCAAGCCCTTTAAAAAGGCCTGA
- the LOC118560343 gene encoding uncharacterized protein LOC118560343 isoform X1: protein MVSELKMVDEFICEELSEMNEENESELKMVDEFICGELSEMNEEKESELKMVDEFISENGGLKDRVATASAKQQNRGVGVRIQRFLQKYSEGRYKRVSPEELLPVKEELREQETDVTEVQKSVSKEQIHQVMNGKEREVKPAPEATTQVDEPLPMDSGSEKEEQQSFISLLVHAVVIQAVTKSKMRCKYTKFQEITKRLSEKLCAEVEGGEFKKNQSSLNKLSADILRASCKKTGCSHTNLLSILGHKDSNVEEAVLSVCKEKILKTAKEPILKRFFSSVGKALCKPFKKA from the exons ATGGTGTCAGAGTTGAAGATGGTGGATGAATTCATCTGTGAGGAGCTTTCAGAGATGAATGag GAAAATGAGTCAGAGTTGAAAATGGTGGATGAATTCATCTGTGGGGAGCTTTCAGAGATGAATGAG GAAAAGGAGTCAGAGTTGAAAATGGTGGACGAATTCATCTCTGAAAATGGAGGCTTGAAGGATAGAGTTGCTACAGCTTCagcaaaacagcagaacagAGGAGTTGGAGTCAGGATCCAAAGGTTCCTTCAAAAATACAGTGAGGGACGATACAAGAGAGTTTCACCAGAGGAGTTACTGCCTGTTAAAGAGGAACTGAGAGAGCAGGAGACGGATGTTACAGAGGTTCAAAAATCTGTGTCTAAGGAGCAGATTCATCAAGTAATGAATGGAAAGGAAAGAGAAGTTAAGCCGGCACCAGAGGCTACCACACAGGTTGATGAGCCGCTGCCCATGGATTCAGGCTCAGAGAAGGAGGAGCAGCAGTCATTCATTAGCCTGCTGGTTCATGCAGTGGTTATACAGGCTGTTACTAAATCAAAGATGAGGTGCAAATACACAAAGTTTCAAGAAATCACCAAGAGGCTGTCTGAGAAACTCTGTGCTGAGGTGGAGGGAGGAGAATTTAAGAAGAACCAAAGTAGCCTGAATAAGCTCAGCGCTGACATCTTGAGAGCCTCCTGTAAAAAGACTGGCTGCTCACACACAAACCTTCTTTCAATACTGGGCCATAAGGACTCAAATGTAGAGGAGGCTGTACTTTCTGTTTGCAAagagaaaatcctgaagacaGCCAAGGAACCCATTCTGAAAAGGTTCTTCTCCTCTGTCGGCAAAGCCCTCTGCAAGCCCTTTAAAAAGGCCTGA
- the LOC118560339 gene encoding uncharacterized protein LOC118560339 isoform X2, which translates to MSGTGNSASSLPTNRELKIKEEFRRITTVSLEETFMLKLDEYTPGLLQLMRAKGGAAGSKMHPLLDTINDTQSIEKKRDAVVCCLINYLGERQEDLFHDCQGCEDYTDKTMKVIVMHNIMAEEDPSDVSIVIEGNQVMEGCGSRTKACVLLMGLIYALNLDYPKQLKNTFEAFQKLFLELDGEKLLKKVHSLKNKLMQ; encoded by the exons ATGAGCGGGACAGGAAACTCTGCATCCTCTCTACCAACGAACCGTGAGCTGAAG ATCAAGGAAGAGTTCAGACGTATCACAACAGTTTCTTTGGAGGAGACGTTCATGCTAAAGCTTGATGAGTACACACCAGGTCTTCTGCAGCTTATGCGTGCTAAAGGAGGGGCTGCTGGTTCCAAGATGCACCCTCTGTTGGACACTATAAATGAC ACACAGAGCATTGAGAAAAAAAGGGATGCAGTTGTCTGCTGCCTCATTAACTACCTTGGTGAAAGACAAGAAGATCTTTTCCATGACTGCCAG GGATGTGAGGACTACACAGACAAAACAATGAAGGTGATCGTGATGCACAACATCATGGCTGAGGAGGATCCATCAGATGTGTCGATTGTGATTGAGGGAAACCAAGTGATGGAAGGATGTGGAAGCCGAACAAAGGCATGTGTACTGCTGATGGGACTGATATATGCCCTCAACCTTGACTATCCAAAGCAGCTGAAGAACACATTTGAAGCTTTTCAAAAACTCTTTTTGGAACTTGATGGGGAGAAACTACTGAAGAAGGTCCACAGCCTCAAAAACAAGCTCATGCAATAG
- the LOC118560339 gene encoding uncharacterized protein LOC118560339 isoform X1, whose product MAVQLRVILQEHSIKKLTLPTGIPNTVDDLVSIITETFQLHGEYGLLYQDKDFDNQFFSVTSTADLYDKATVKMILKEPNITLDLHPIFESGPSSTLSSLSSVSTHPASTPETNICPEDHDASSQVSDSTSSGSSDTIILPDSCRLAAWPVPFQVPEFSRDIQLILAEANNSYHATGRHFTDASVKSAIMQDLAKVIFSYTAYPTNQQILSVAEALVSKFPCLREPGSFAGLYGWQQRIKYKMHNYRAKLRSRKYSYPEIEINTLRRKHPADAVPSKNVKKPKKAEVNYLPPHPTGESQETLEKERLELTCEITKKNNAKIIADKMNKTFSSRRVEVVSLSPSVIVFKERWPALFTEAQIKEEFRRITTVSLEETFMLKLDEYTPGLLQLMRAKGGAAGSKMHPLLDTINDTQSIEKKRDAVVCCLINYLGERQEDLFHDCQGCEDYTDKTMKVIVMHNIMAEEDPSDVSIVIEGNQVMEGCGSRTKACVLLMGLIYALNLDYPKQLKNTFEAFQKLFLELDGEKLLKKVHSLKNKLMQ is encoded by the exons ATGGCAGTCCAGTTAAGAGTCATTTTACAAGAACACAGCATTAAGAAGTTGACACTTCCAACAGGAATTCCCAATACAGTAGACGATCTTGTTTCCATAATTACTGAAACTTTCCAATTGCATGGGGAATATGGACTACTATACCAAGACAAAGACTTTGACAATCAGTTTTTCAGTGTCACCTCAACTGCTGACTTGTATGACAAGGCCACTGTTAAAATGATCCTAAAAGAGCCTAACATCACCCTTGACCTACACCCAATATTTGAATCAGGACCATCATCTACATTGAGCTCTTTGAGTTCTGTGAGCACCCATCCTGCAAGTACTCCTGAAACAAATATCTGCCCTGAAGATCATGATGCATCCTCACAGGTGTCCGACTCCACATCGTCAGGTTCCAGCGACACCATTATTCTGCCTGATTCATGTCGCCTTGCTGCATGGCCAGTGCCATTTCAAGTACCTGAGTTTTCCAGAGACATACAACTAATCCTTGCAGAGGCAAACAACTCATATCATGCCACTGGAAGACACTTCACGGATGCCAGCGTTAAATCAGCAATAATGCAAgaccttgcaaaagtaatttTTTCGTACACTGCTTACCCAACGAATCAGCAGATCCTTTCAGTGGCTGAAGCCTTGGTTTCCAAGTTTCCATGTCTTAGGGAACCAGGATCATTTGCAGGCTTATATGGCTGGCAGCAGCGCATAAAATACAAGATGCACAATTACCGGGCCAAGCTAAGATCTCGAAAATATTCTTACCCGGAAATTGAAATCAACACCTTAAGAAGGAAGCATCCAGCTGATGCAGTGCcatcaaaaaatgtaaaaaagcccaaaaaagcAGAGGTTAATTACCTCCCTCCGCACCCTACTGGTGAAAGCCAAGAGACACTGGAGAAAGAGAGGCTTGAATTAACTTGtgaaataacaaagaaaaacaatgcaaagaTAATTGcagataaaatgaataaaactttcTCTAGCCGAAGAGTTGAAGTAGTCAGCCTAAGCCCCTCTGTGATTGTGTTTAAAGAAAGGTGGCCAGCGTTATTCACTGAAGCTCAG ATCAAGGAAGAGTTCAGACGTATCACAACAGTTTCTTTGGAGGAGACGTTCATGCTAAAGCTTGATGAGTACACACCAGGTCTTCTGCAGCTTATGCGTGCTAAAGGAGGGGCTGCTGGTTCCAAGATGCACCCTCTGTTGGACACTATAAATGAC ACACAGAGCATTGAGAAAAAAAGGGATGCAGTTGTCTGCTGCCTCATTAACTACCTTGGTGAAAGACAAGAAGATCTTTTCCATGACTGCCAG GGATGTGAGGACTACACAGACAAAACAATGAAGGTGATCGTGATGCACAACATCATGGCTGAGGAGGATCCATCAGATGTGTCGATTGTGATTGAGGGAAACCAAGTGATGGAAGGATGTGGAAGCCGAACAAAGGCATGTGTACTGCTGATGGGACTGATATATGCCCTCAACCTTGACTATCCAAAGCAGCTGAAGAACACATTTGAAGCTTTTCAAAAACTCTTTTTGGAACTTGATGGGGAGAAACTACTGAAGAAGGTCCACAGCCTCAAAAACAAGCTCATGCAATAG